The stretch of DNA ATTTTTTTTATTAATTTTTCAAAATAAATACATTAAAAATAAAATTATAATATAAAAAAAAATGATGATTTTTTAAATTTGTTGTATAATTTTGATATCAATTTATGAAAGGTTTAAAATATGAAAACATCAGCATTTAAGTACTCAAAATTTGCTTTTAATACTGTTTTTAAGAAGAAAAGTTCAATTATTATCCCTACGATAACACTAATTGTGTCGTTTGTATTGGGTTTAGTTTTTAAATTTGCTATAAGTGAAAAGTATTTAACATTATCATCTTATTTATTTGTCTTTGCTTTACTTATAACAACTGTTTTATTTTCTTCGATAAAAGCATTAAATATTTTTAAAGATTTTGAGCAAGAGGGATTAGAGCTTGTCAGCCTGGCAAAACCTATTTCCCGTAATAGTTTAGTTTGAGGAAAATTACTATCTTTAATATATTTTGGTTTAATGTGATCGATAGTTTTATTTATCTCAGCTTTATTATCAACTTACGCTTTATATGTAGGTTCTAACTTATTTATATATTCTCTTCTATTTTTTATAGTGGGATTATCAACTTATTTATTAATTGGTTTAATAACAGCTTTAATTAGTTATAAATTAAATCAAAAAATTGCTATAACTTTACCATTAGTATTCTTTATTCCATTGGCTTTAGGTGGATCTTTGCTATCTTCTAATGCAACAACCAATGTTAACAACGCTGCTTATTTTATTAATAAAAAATATCCTTATCATTTTTCTGGCAATGAAGCTAATGTTGAACCATTTTTTATTAATAATTCAAAGGATGAACTACTGTTAATTCCAAACGGATCACAAAATAAAACATTTACAGATAAACAAATTGAATATTTACATGAAGTAATGAATATTGCTAACAAATCTTCAAATGAATGACAAATATATTCTTGACTTTCAATGCCCTATCAATTACTTGACATTTTTAACTTTAAAAATCAAAACGTTTTTGAATCAATCAGTAAAAACAAGTTTTCAAATCAAGATAATTACATTTATTACAAAAATTTAGATAGTATTTTATTTAAATATAAACTAGACCAAAATGTTCAACAAAAGAAATATATTGTTTCAAATAAAGATGGAGAATCAGAAAAATATATTGTTTCAGGTTTATTGAAATCTCATTCAATAATTCCAAATAGTATAAATACTGAAATTATTTATGCTCGTGAGGGCGCTTCAAATATTGATGTTTCTTTTCCAGAAGATGATTCACAATTTTCAGCTGAAAATAATTTAGTTGGTAAATTAAAATGACAATATGTTGCAGAAGTTTTACAAGATAAATCGTTTAATTTTATCGCTAAAAAATTTGTGGATAATTTTATAAAAGATAAAAAATCAACTGAAACTATTGAATTAAATAAAGAATTATTAAACGCTATTTCTGTTTATGTAAATAACTTAGATAGTGATATTAATCAATATTCAAATTCAAATTTAACTCTATTTAATGAACATGCTATTAAAGAAAAGAAATTGCAATCTGAAATCGAAAGAAAAATTTATTTTTCAACAGCTTTATTAAACTTTATTTACTTTAATTACCACAACACAGAAATATATGAAGCAATGATTAAGAATCCTAAAAAGTCGAATTCTTACGGAGATACACGATTTGAAGTTCAAATTGCTGGTTATAAATACTTAATAGGTGGATATGAAAACTTTGAAAAAAGACTTTTTGTAAAAGGTGGAAAAGTGCTAATTAGATACGATTTAGCAAAAAGCGATACAAATTATCTTTTCCAATCTTCTGATCAGTTATTTGCAATTAATAGAGAAAAACAAATTGTAAATAAAAATGTTTACTTCATTTTATGGGCAGTTGCTATAGGAATCTTATTTGTAGCTGTATTTGCACTATACAAGAGAAAGGATTATAAATAGTTATGAAAAATATTTTAGAAGTTATAAATCTAAAAAAGATTTTTCCAAAAACCGACCGCGGAATTAAAACTATTAATTTTTCGATTCCAGAGGGTGCTTTTCATGCCTTCATTGGGGAAAATGGAGCTGGAAAAACAACAACTATTAAAACAATAATTGGTGCATATACAAATTATGAAGGTGATATTAGAATTAATGGGATTAATATTAAAAAGGCAGAAGCCCGTGCTATTATTGGTTATGTTCCTGAGGTTGCGATTTTTCCAAAAGAATTAACTGTGTTTGAATACTTATATAATTTATCCATTTTATCTAATATTAAAAAATCTGAGGCTGAGGATTTAATTAACAAATACTTAAAATTATTTAATATTGAAAATCTTGCAAAAGATAAACCACACACCTTTTCATCAGGACAAAAGAAAAAAGTTTTATTAATTCAAGCCTTATTGAATAATCCTAAACTTTTAATTTTAGATGAGCCTGCAGCTAATCTAGATCCAACAGCAAGATTTGAATTATTTTCTTTATTACAAAAATTAAACAAAGAAGAAAAAATATCAATCCTAATTAGTTCGCACGTATTAGCAGAAATTGATAAGTATGTGGATTCAGTAACACTTATTCATAATGGTAAAATTTTATACTCTGGAATTAAAAAAGAACCTTTAGAAAAACTATTTTATGAAAAAGTTATTACTAACTAGTTTAAGTTCGCTTATTTTACCATTCTCTGCAATAAGTTGTGTTAATACAAATAACAATAATGACAGTAACTCTTCATTTGAAATAAAACAAAAAAAATACTATTATAAAAATGAATCTATAAATTCTATATTAGATTTTTATACAAAGAATAATAAAAATAAGAAGAATATTTATATTTTTCAACAAGAAAATAAATCAGATGCAAAATATAATGAATTAAAGTACGCCTTTGTTTATGATCCTATTTTTATTCAAAATAGTGTTCATAGAAATGGAGACTATAATTATCTTACAAATAAATCTAAGGATATAATTGAAAAATCTTTATCTGATGATTGATATTGAGTATTAAATAATTTATCAAGCTTTAAATATATTTTCAATCCTTATGGAGATAGATATATTGCTTTCCCAAAAGAGAAAGAATATTTTAACCAAATTAAAGAAATATTCAAATCCCTTTTTGTATCAGTTTTAGATTCAAAGCCTACAAAATTAATTAAATTTCCTTTTCAAAATATTGAAAAATTAATGAGTAAGGATGTCTATACTGAAAAAGAAGCTTGATATCTAATATTTGATAATAACAAAGCCATAAAATTGTGAAAATATATTGAGAATGAGACACCTAAGATTCAAATCTTGCCAGATTTATTAGTATTTAAAAATACAAATAATATTGAAGAGCAATTAACCGAATTAGAAAACTTAATATATCAAAAAAGATTAGCTGAATTTAATAGTGATTATGAATCAGCAAAAGAAGATGCCGAATTTGAAAATGAATCTTTTGATGAAGAAGCTTTTTTAAATAAAAGAATTGATAAAAAATACATAGAATTTCAAGGTATATACAAATATAATGGTCACTTCGTTGATGCTGTAAATGAAATAAATAAAGAAGAATTAAAAATATATAGATTTAGTATGAGGTTTATTGATGAAAAAAATTAGAAAATTAATTTTATCTTCTTCTTTAATTATGACATTGCCAATTGGAATGTCATTAGTTTCTTGCATCAATAATGAAGGAAATGAAAATTTAAAAAATAAAATTCCAAAAGATTTAGATTATGTCCCAAACATTGAAAACCCATTAGAACAAAAAACGAATAAACTAATCGAAAATTTGATTGATATTAATTTTAAACAAGATAATGTTGAAAAAGTTAACTTTTTAAACTCACAAAAAGACGAAGAGGCTTTATTAAATAAAGCAAAAGAACTAAGTAATAATTATCTAAAAGATAAGAATGAAGAAAACCTGAAATTATTAAATGATTTTTATTCGGATAATTGACTTTTTGTAATAAAAAATATTAAGAAATTTAATTGAACCTTTTTAAAATGATGAACTTTTCCTGATTTAGGTCAAGTAAAACATTCAGATGAATTTTTTAGACAATTAAACAAACAAGATGAACCTGATGATTTAATTTTCTTTGATAATAACTGAGATCAACTAAAAGAAGGAGATGAATCTCCAGAATCTCCAAATTACGTTTTTTACTTTAAAAAAGATAAAATGCTTTTAAGAATATTAATTCCAAAAAATAAAGATAAAGAAGGTAAGCCTACATTAAAATTTGACAGAATTATATATTTTGCAAAATCAAGAACAAATAAAGTGTCAATTAAATTGATTTCTGACGTGGTGCATAATGCAATTATTCACCACAATCAACAAGGATACGATTCTTTTGAAAAAGAAGTGATTGATAACTTTGGTTTTGCATCACTAGGAACATTAATAATTAAGGGGAAATAATGAAAAAAAAACAAAATTTTTTATTTTTAACTTCAGTTTTACCTTTTTCAATGTTGCCTATTGCAGCGGTTTCTTGCCAAAACCCGAACAATAATTTAAATGAGTCAAAACTAAGCAACATTATTCAAAATAATAATAAAGAAAATAAGTGAGATGTCTTTCTAAAATACGAATATGTAAATTCTTTATTAAATCTTGCTTTTAAAAATGATAGTGACAAAAAGGCTTTTATTGAAAAACAAAAGAACATTAGTGATAGTTATTTAACAACCGTTAAAGAATATTTACTCTACAGTAATAATGTTGTTGCTATGCATGGCTCAAATGATACTATCTCTTCAAAAAATAAAGTTATTGCATTAAAAGAATTTAGCCCTGAGCTTGACAAATTATTCAAAGAAAACTGACTATGATTCTTATTTAACCTTGATAGATTTACTTTTGCATTATACAACTCATTTGATCAATTTCAAGGAACTTTGGAATCACTAAGTCAAGATATTCAAAAGAATAGTCTAGACTTAAGTTCATTTAACAGACCTACAACGAATGAAGTTTTACAGTTTGTAGTACACGAAAACAAAACTGAAAATAATTTAGAATATGAAGTTCACTTACTAACAAAACAAGGAATTATTTTAAAGATTACAATTAACACTAATTTTAAAGATGGTAACAATCCTATTCCCGAAGAAAATCAAAAAACTGATGTTTCTATTTTTACATATTCATACATTTATCCTTCATTGTTTCAAAATGATGTAATATTGCAAAAATTTGATTTATCAAAATATGTTAGAGCTTTGACATTATGATCTACTTCTCCTTCACAAAGATGAGTTAAAATTTTATTTGATGAAGAGTATGGTGGTGCACCATTAAGATTTACGATTGTTTATGTAGATGATAAAAAAGCAGCCTAGTTGCTGCCTTTTTTATTAAATATTTTGTCACCTAATTTTATATAATCATTAACTTTGTTTTCTAATATTTCGAATGCTTTTTGGTAAATTTCTTCAGAATAAATATCGACCCCAGCTTCTTTTAAAATATTAGCTGGTCAATCTTTATCACCTGCAGATAAAAATTTATCTACATATTCTTTAAGCGCTTTTTGTCCATCTTTTTTATATTTTTGGAAGAACACATTTGCAACAATATAACCTAATGCATATTTGTAAACATAGAAATAGTAATAAAAATGTGGCACCATTACAGAATAAACGTTCATAGCATCGCCTTCTTTTAAAGTTATATCTGACATATTATACTTTTCTGAAACTTCAACATAAAGTTTTTCAATCGCTTCATATGAATTAAGAGGTTCATTCTTATCTATTCTATTATATAGTTCGAATTCAAAATTAGATCATTGTGTTTGTCTTAGAACTGTGCCAATAAAATCGCCGATACTTTCGCTAATTAAAAAGAATTTTTCTTCATCGCTTTTTGCTTTAGAAATTAAATAATCATTTAATAATAATTCATTAAAGATTGAAGCGATTTCAGCTAAGAAAATTGGGTATTGACTTCTAAAAATTGATTGATTTTTATCTGAAAAATAAGAGTGCATCGAATGTCCCATTTCATGGCATAGCGTATTTACAGAATTGATTGTGTTATCCCAATTCATTAAAATATAAATTTTTCTTAAACCATAAGATTCGCCTATAGAATAAGCACCAGATCTTTTTGAGGGAACATTTACATAATCTATTCATCTTTCCTTAATCGCTTTGTCAACAATTTCAGGATATTCATATGGCATTATTGAAGTTATTTCTTTCAATATCTTCTGACCTTCTTCAATTGAATAACTATTTTTTACTTTTACAAGATCAACAGCACCATCTCATAATTCCATTTTCTTATTAAATTTTTGTTCAAAAAAGACTTTACGTGCTTGATAATATTTTTTAAAAATATCAATATTTTTTGAAACATT from Mycoplasmopsis arginini encodes:
- a CDS encoding ABC transporter permease codes for the protein MKTSAFKYSKFAFNTVFKKKSSIIIPTITLIVSFVLGLVFKFAISEKYLTLSSYLFVFALLITTVLFSSIKALNIFKDFEQEGLELVSLAKPISRNSLVWGKLLSLIYFGLMWSIVLFISALLSTYALYVGSNLFIYSLLFFIVGLSTYLLIGLITALISYKLNQKIAITLPLVFFIPLALGGSLLSSNATTNVNNAAYFINKKYPYHFSGNEANVEPFFINNSKDELLLIPNGSQNKTFTDKQIEYLHEVMNIANKSSNEWQIYSWLSMPYQLLDIFNFKNQNVFESISKNKFSNQDNYIYYKNLDSILFKYKLDQNVQQKKYIVSNKDGESEKYIVSGLLKSHSIIPNSINTEIIYAREGASNIDVSFPEDDSQFSAENNLVGKLKWQYVAEVLQDKSFNFIAKKFVDNFIKDKKSTETIELNKELLNAISVYVNNLDSDINQYSNSNLTLFNEHAIKEKKLQSEIERKIYFSTALLNFIYFNYHNTEIYEAMIKNPKKSNSYGDTRFEVQIAGYKYLIGGYENFEKRLFVKGGKVLIRYDLAKSDTNYLFQSSDQLFAINREKQIVNKNVYFILWAVAIGILFVAVFALYKRKDYK
- a CDS encoding ABC transporter ATP-binding protein, whose product is MKNILEVINLKKIFPKTDRGIKTINFSIPEGAFHAFIGENGAGKTTTIKTIIGAYTNYEGDIRINGINIKKAEARAIIGYVPEVAIFPKELTVFEYLYNLSILSNIKKSEAEDLINKYLKLFNIENLAKDKPHTFSSGQKKKVLLIQALLNNPKLLILDEPAANLDPTARFELFSLLQKLNKEEKISILISSHVLAEIDKYVDSVTLIHNGKILYSGIKKEPLEKLFYEKVITN
- a CDS encoding aromatic motif membrane protein, translated to MKKLLLTSLSSLILPFSAISCVNTNNNNDSNSSFEIKQKKYYYKNESINSILDFYTKNNKNKKNIYIFQQENKSDAKYNELKYAFVYDPIFIQNSVHRNGDYNYLTNKSKDIIEKSLSDDWYWVLNNLSSFKYIFNPYGDRYIAFPKEKEYFNQIKEIFKSLFVSVLDSKPTKLIKFPFQNIEKLMSKDVYTEKEAWYLIFDNNKAIKLWKYIENETPKIQILPDLLVFKNTNNIEEQLTELENLIYQKRLAEFNSDYESAKEDAEFENESFDEEAFLNKRIDKKYIEFQGIYKYNGHFVDAVNEINKEELKIYRFSMRFIDEKN
- a CDS encoding aromatic motif membrane protein, encoding MKKIRKLILSSSLIMTLPIGMSLVSCINNEGNENLKNKIPKDLDYVPNIENPLEQKTNKLIENLIDINFKQDNVEKVNFLNSQKDEEALLNKAKELSNNYLKDKNEENLKLLNDFYSDNWLFVIKNIKKFNWTFLKWWTFPDLGQVKHSDEFFRQLNKQDEPDDLIFFDNNWDQLKEGDESPESPNYVFYFKKDKMLLRILIPKNKDKEGKPTLKFDRIIYFAKSRTNKVSIKLISDVVHNAIIHHNQQGYDSFEKEVIDNFGFASLGTLIIKGK
- a CDS encoding aromatic motif membrane protein — translated: MKKKQNFLFLTSVLPFSMLPIAAVSCQNPNNNLNESKLSNIIQNNNKENKWDVFLKYEYVNSLLNLAFKNDSDKKAFIEKQKNISDSYLTTVKEYLLYSNNVVAMHGSNDTISSKNKVIALKEFSPELDKLFKENWLWFLFNLDRFTFALYNSFDQFQGTLESLSQDIQKNSLDLSSFNRPTTNEVLQFVVHENKTENNLEYEVHLLTKQGIILKITINTNFKDGNNPIPEENQKTDVSIFTYSYIYPSLFQNDVILQKFDLSKYVRALTLWSTSPSQRWVKILFDEEYGGAPLRFTIVYVDDKKAA
- the pepF gene encoding oligoendopeptidase F, which encodes MKKYDKYEDIEEKYRFDLEDILGNKTFDELKNEYFELLDKQIEIKDSKYESFEDFVDSFKLDEKIILLSNKIENYLSNKLNTNVVNFEVNKLISEFEATKSEYSKKFGSEINRIAQHKDKIKSWLDKPELKEVKKDLESTLFDLEHKLDDKVEQYLTETAHGNPDVEELFGVLTDSEISYGFARDKWGKKYEITEGTRPALMKHKDERVRKETYFNYSNAFLKHKQSLAKMLYQHIKGISVNALQRKYESSLDSILSADHIDRKLLEIIYKNVSKNIDIFKKYYQARKVFFEQKFNKKMELWDGAVDLVKVKNSYSIEEGQKILKEITSIMPYEYPEIVDKAIKERWIDYVNVPSKRSGAYSIGESYGLRKIYILMNWDNTINSVNTLCHEMGHSMHSYFSDKNQSIFRSQYPIFLAEIASIFNELLLNDYLISKAKSDEEKFFLISESIGDFIGTVLRQTQWSNFEFELYNRIDKNEPLNSYEAIEKLYVEVSEKYNMSDITLKEGDAMNVYSVMVPHFYYYFYVYKYALGYIVANVFFQKYKKDGQKALKEYVDKFLSAGDKDWPANILKEAGVDIYSEEIYQKAFEILENKVNDYIKLGDKIFNKKGSN